One window from the genome of Enterobacteriaceae bacterium Kacie_13 encodes:
- a CDS encoding carbon-phosphorus lyase complex subunit PhnJ (required for use of phosphonate and phosphite): MNNNSAPALTGYNHGYLDEQTKRMIRRGILKAVAIPGYQVPFAGREMPMPYGWGTGGIQLTASVIGENDVLKVIDQGADDTTNAVSIRKFFQSVAGVKTTEKTADASLIQTRHRIPETPLQEDQILIFQVPIPEPLRFIEPRETETRKMHALEEYGVMQVKLYEDIARFGHIATTYAYPVKVNDRYVMDPSPIPKFDNPKMHMMPALQLFGAGREKRIYALPPFTKVESLDFDDHPFAVQQWDEPCAICGSRHSYLDEVVLDDQGNRMFVCSDTDFCAQQVEQQASNEVNRR; encoded by the coding sequence ATGAACAATAATTCAGCGCCAGCGCTCACCGGCTATAACCACGGTTATCTCGATGAACAGACCAAACGCATGATCCGCCGTGGCATCCTCAAAGCCGTGGCGATCCCCGGTTATCAGGTGCCGTTCGCCGGACGCGAAATGCCAATGCCTTACGGCTGGGGCACCGGCGGGATCCAGCTGACCGCCAGCGTGATCGGTGAAAACGATGTGCTGAAAGTGATCGACCAGGGCGCCGACGACACCACCAATGCCGTGTCGATCCGCAAATTCTTCCAGAGCGTAGCGGGCGTGAAAACGACTGAAAAAACCGCCGACGCCAGCCTGATCCAGACCCGTCACCGCATTCCGGAGACGCCGTTACAGGAAGATCAGATCCTGATTTTTCAGGTACCGATCCCCGAGCCGCTGCGCTTTATCGAACCGCGCGAAACCGAGACCCGCAAAATGCACGCGCTCGAGGAGTACGGCGTGATGCAGGTGAAGTTATATGAAGACATTGCGCGCTTCGGGCATATCGCCACCACCTATGCCTATCCGGTGAAGGTCAACGATCGCTATGTGATGGATCCCTCGCCGATCCCCAAATTTGATAACCCGAAAATGCACATGATGCCTGCCTTACAACTTTTCGGTGCCGGACGTGAAAAGCGTATCTACGCCCTGCCACCGTTCACTAAAGTCGAAAGTCTGGATTTCGACGATCATCCGTTCGCCGTCCAGCAATGGGACGAACCTTGCGCCATCTGCGGTTCGCGCCACAGCTATCTCGACGAAGTGGTACTCGACGATCAGGGCAACCGCATGTTCGTCTGCTCAGACACTGATTTCTGCGCTCAGCAAGTTGAGCAACAGGCTTCCAACGAGGTTAACCGCCGATGA
- the treC gene encoding alpha,alpha-phosphotrehalase encodes MNSELPWWKNGVIYQIYPKSFQDTTGSGTGDINGITQRLDYLKTLGVDALWLTPMYLSPQIDNGYDVADYCAIDPAYGTLEDFERLTHEAHQRGIRIVMDMVFNHTSTHHEWFRQSQDPGSAFRPFYIWRDGAAEGGPPNNWRSKFGGGAWQWHEESGQYYLHLFATEQADLNWEYPPVREALKKVCQFWANKGVDGLRLDVINLVSKQQDFPADDTGDGRRFYTDGPRIHEFLQEFSRDVFKPLGLMTVGEMSSTKLEHCRQYAASDGSELSMTFNFHHLKVDYPDGEKWTDAPPDFVQLKQIFREWQQGMHGHAWNALFWCNHDQPRIVSRFGDEGALRTTSAKMLAMVLHGLQGTPYIYQGEEIGMTNPGFKHLEQYRDVESLNMFAELKSDGRSNEELLRILARKSRDNSRTPMQWNAGPQAGFSDGTPWISVSHNAQDINTEQALADKDSVFYTYQHVIRLRKTLPVLTHGDYQDMAPEHPQLWCYSRSANGHTLRVVANLSAQEQALSLPEFNAKTLLSNYADAPLSGHLRPYECAWLLAE; translated from the coding sequence ATGAACAGCGAATTGCCGTGGTGGAAAAACGGCGTGATTTACCAGATTTATCCAAAGAGTTTTCAGGACACTACGGGCAGCGGCACCGGCGATATCAACGGTATCACGCAGCGTCTGGATTACCTGAAAACGCTGGGCGTCGATGCCCTGTGGCTGACGCCAATGTACCTGTCGCCGCAGATTGATAACGGCTACGACGTGGCAGATTACTGTGCGATCGACCCGGCTTACGGCACGCTGGAAGACTTCGAGCGGCTGACCCACGAGGCGCATCAGCGCGGGATCCGCATCGTGATGGATATGGTGTTTAACCATACGTCGACGCACCACGAGTGGTTCCGCCAGTCGCAGGATCCCGGCAGCGCGTTCCGCCCGTTTTATATCTGGCGCGACGGCGCAGCCGAAGGCGGCCCGCCAAATAACTGGCGTTCTAAATTTGGCGGCGGCGCCTGGCAGTGGCACGAAGAGAGCGGGCAATATTATCTGCATCTGTTCGCCACCGAACAGGCCGATCTCAACTGGGAATACCCGCCGGTGCGCGAGGCGCTGAAAAAAGTCTGCCAGTTCTGGGCGAATAAAGGCGTCGACGGGCTGCGGCTGGACGTGATTAATCTGGTGTCAAAACAGCAGGATTTCCCGGCCGACGATACCGGTGATGGCCGCCGTTTTTACACCGACGGCCCGCGCATTCATGAGTTTTTGCAGGAATTCAGCCGCGATGTGTTTAAACCCCTCGGACTGATGACAGTCGGTGAAATGTCATCGACAAAACTGGAACATTGCCGCCAGTACGCCGCCAGTGACGGCAGCGAACTGTCGATGACGTTTAACTTCCATCACCTGAAAGTTGATTACCCTGACGGCGAGAAATGGACCGACGCGCCGCCGGATTTCGTGCAGCTCAAGCAGATTTTCCGCGAGTGGCAGCAGGGTATGCACGGTCACGCCTGGAACGCGCTGTTCTGGTGTAATCACGATCAGCCGCGCATTGTGTCGCGCTTTGGCGATGAAGGCGCACTGCGCACCACCTCCGCAAAAATGCTGGCGATGGTGCTGCACGGATTGCAGGGCACACCGTACATTTATCAGGGCGAAGAAATCGGCATGACCAATCCGGGGTTTAAACATCTCGAGCAATACCGCGATGTGGAAAGCCTGAATATGTTTGCCGAACTTAAATCCGACGGGCGCAGCAACGAAGAACTGCTGCGCATTCTGGCGCGCAAATCCCGCGATAACAGCCGCACGCCGATGCAGTGGAACGCAGGACCGCAGGCCGGTTTCAGCGACGGTACGCCATGGATTTCAGTCAGCCACAATGCGCAGGATATTAATACCGAACAGGCGCTGGCGGATAAAGACTCCGTATTTTACACCTACCAGCATGTGATCCGCCTGCGTAAAACATTGCCCGTACTGACTCACGGCGATTATCAGGATATGGCGCCGGAACATCCGCAGTTGTGGTGCTATTCCCGCTCCGCGAACGGCCATACACTGCGCGTTGTAGCCAACCTGAGCGCGCAGGAACAGGCGCTCAGCCTGCCGGAATTTAACGCTAAAACGCTGCTGAGTAATTATGCCGATGCGCCGCTTTCCGGTCACCTTCGTCCTTACGAATGTGCCTGGTTACTGGCTGAATAG
- the phnG gene encoding phosphonate C-P lyase system protein PhnG, which translates to MDHLQTRQRWMSVLAHSRPDELLAHWQPLNLSPQFERIRAAETGLTQLQGRMGGTGKRFVMGDMTVTRAVIQMEGGVYGYSYVTGRNKPHAELCAVIDALLQIQGMDELLHKRIIAPLAAIQQERRELRAREVATSRVDFFTLVRGE; encoded by the coding sequence ATGGATCACCTGCAAACCCGCCAGCGCTGGATGTCGGTGCTGGCTCACAGCCGCCCCGACGAACTGCTCGCGCACTGGCAGCCGTTGAATTTATCCCCGCAGTTTGAACGCATACGCGCTGCTGAAACCGGCCTGACGCAGCTTCAGGGCCGCATGGGTGGCACCGGAAAACGCTTCGTGATGGGTGATATGACCGTCACCCGCGCGGTGATCCAGATGGAAGGCGGCGTTTATGGTTACAGCTACGTCACCGGTCGCAATAAGCCTCACGCCGAACTGTGCGCGGTGATCGACGCCCTGCTGCAAATACAAGGCATGGACGAGCTGCTGCACAAACGGATTATCGCCCCGCTGGCGGCCATACAGCAGGAGCGCCGCGAGCTGCGCGCCCGTGAAGTGGCGACCAGTCGCGTCGATTTCTTTACCCTGGTTCGCGGAGAATAA
- the nrdG gene encoding anaerobic ribonucleoside-triphosphate reductase-activating protein, producing MNFHQYYPIDVVNGPGTRCVLFVSGCVHECRGCYNKSTWRLDSGKPFTQEDEDRIIADLQNTVIPRQGLTLSGGDPLHPQNLPAIRQLLSRVQAECPGKDVWMWTGYTLDELTAKQQEVVTLINVLVDGKFVQELKDPSLIWRGSGNQVIHYLR from the coding sequence TTGAACTTCCATCAATATTACCCGATCGATGTCGTTAACGGGCCGGGAACACGCTGCGTGCTGTTTGTTTCCGGCTGCGTCCACGAATGCCGTGGGTGCTACAACAAAAGCACCTGGCGGCTGGACTCAGGCAAGCCTTTTACGCAGGAAGATGAAGACCGGATCATCGCCGATCTGCAAAACACGGTGATCCCGCGTCAGGGTTTGACGCTCTCCGGCGGCGATCCGCTGCATCCGCAAAACCTGCCGGCAATCCGCCAGTTGCTGTCACGGGTACAGGCTGAGTGTCCGGGCAAAGACGTGTGGATGTGGACCGGTTACACCCTTGACGAGCTGACCGCTAAGCAACAGGAAGTGGTCACGCTCATCAACGTACTGGTCGACGGAAAATTCGTGCAGGAGTTGAAAGACCCGTCGCTCATCTGGCGCGGCAGCGGCAATCAGGTGATTCATTACCTGAGATAA
- a CDS encoding carbon-phosphorus lyase complex subunit PhnI (required for the use of phosphonate and phosphite) — protein MYVAVKGGEKAIAAAHQLLACERRGNPQVNELGCDQVEQQLGLAVDRVMSEGGIYDRELAALAIKQSGGDLVEAIFLLRAYRTTLPRLATSEPLDTAAMRLERRISAVYKDLPGGQLLGPTYDYTHRLLDFALLAEGEAPFTPVADEPQPENCGHVFDLLTQQQLAIAEQDDGSEPEDITRTPPVFPATRAARLQQLVRGDEGFLLALSYSTQRGYGRTHPFAGEIRTGWLTVEIVPEELGFAIDIGEILLTECEMVNGFVAPEDKPPHFTRGYGLVFGRAERKAMSMSLIDRALQTREHNELITSPAQDEEFVLSHADNVEAAGFVSHLKLPHYVDFQAELELLKRLRASRKKDSANEQ, from the coding sequence ATGTACGTCGCTGTGAAAGGGGGCGAAAAGGCGATAGCCGCCGCCCATCAGCTGCTGGCGTGCGAACGCCGGGGCAATCCGCAAGTGAATGAACTGGGCTGTGACCAGGTAGAACAACAGCTGGGTCTGGCAGTCGATCGCGTGATGAGCGAAGGCGGGATTTACGACCGCGAGCTGGCGGCGCTGGCGATCAAACAGTCCGGCGGCGATCTGGTCGAAGCAATTTTCCTACTGCGCGCTTATCGCACCACCCTGCCGCGTCTGGCGACCAGCGAGCCGCTCGACACCGCTGCGATGCGCCTTGAGCGCCGTATTTCAGCAGTCTACAAAGATTTGCCGGGCGGCCAGTTGCTCGGGCCAACCTACGATTACACCCATCGGCTGCTGGATTTTGCGTTGCTGGCCGAAGGCGAAGCGCCGTTTACCCCGGTTGCCGACGAACCGCAGCCGGAAAACTGCGGCCATGTGTTTGATTTGCTGACGCAGCAACAGCTGGCAATTGCTGAACAGGACGATGGATCCGAACCGGAAGACATTACCCGGACACCGCCGGTGTTTCCGGCCACCCGCGCGGCGCGTCTGCAACAACTGGTGCGCGGAGACGAAGGATTCTTGCTGGCGCTGAGTTATTCCACCCAGCGCGGCTATGGCCGCACGCATCCGTTCGCCGGGGAAATCCGTACCGGTTGGCTGACAGTGGAAATCGTGCCGGAGGAACTGGGCTTTGCGATTGATATCGGCGAGATCCTGTTGACCGAATGCGAGATGGTGAACGGTTTTGTCGCACCGGAAGATAAGCCGCCACACTTCACGCGCGGCTACGGCCTGGTGTTTGGCCGCGCCGAACGCAAGGCGATGTCGATGTCACTGATCGACCGCGCTTTGCAAACCCGCGAGCACAACGAGCTGATCACAAGCCCCGCGCAGGACGAAGAATTTGTGCTCTCACACGCCGATAACGTAGAGGCTGCCGGTTTCGTTTCGCACCTCAAGCTGCCGCACTACGTCGATTTTCAGGCGGAGTTGGAACTACTGAAACGCCTGCGCGCCTCGAGAAAAAAGGACTCCGCCAATGAACAATAA
- the phnH gene encoding phosphonate C-P lyase system protein PhnH gives MSLVASFQNPVADAQYSFRRILKALSEPGVCIQLPAMQGFGALGSASACILLTLIDQDTPLWLSASLNDEILRKNLRFHTGAVLTDNPAAVSFALADPALDSATLLAFPCGDEMSPELATSVIVQLAGLTGGTSLRLSGPGIESSRTISPQLPDAVRDYLTRRPHRFPLGLDFMFTCGEELIAIPRTTRVEVC, from the coding sequence ATGTCACTTGTTGCCAGTTTTCAAAACCCGGTTGCCGATGCGCAATACAGTTTCCGCCGGATACTCAAAGCGTTGAGCGAACCGGGCGTCTGCATTCAGTTGCCCGCCATGCAGGGATTTGGCGCGCTCGGTTCCGCCAGCGCCTGCATATTGCTGACGCTTATCGATCAGGATACGCCGCTGTGGCTCAGCGCCTCGCTCAACGATGAGATTCTGCGCAAAAATCTGCGTTTTCACACCGGCGCGGTGCTGACCGACAATCCTGCCGCCGTCAGTTTCGCTCTCGCCGATCCGGCGCTCGACAGCGCCACCCTGCTGGCTTTCCCCTGCGGGGATGAAATGTCACCGGAGCTGGCGACCAGCGTGATCGTTCAGCTTGCTGGCCTGACCGGCGGCACCTCCTTGCGTCTTTCCGGCCCCGGCATCGAAAGCAGCCGGACGATTTCGCCACAGTTACCGGACGCCGTGCGCGATTATCTGACCCGCCGCCCTCACCGTTTCCCGCTGGGACTGGACTTTATGTTCACCTGCGGCGAAGAACTGATTGCCATACCGCGCACCACGCGCGTGGAGGTGTGCTGA
- the phnF gene encoding phosphonate metabolism transcriptional regulator PhnF has product MNLSRHPTSHTTVYQQIAAELEQELRNGYRCGDYLPPEQQLAERFQVNRHTLRRAVDELVDRGWLQRRQGIGTLVLMRPYDYPLHSQARFSQNLLDQGSHPTSERLLAVLRPCTDHVATALSRQEGETVIHLRTLRRVNGVPVCVIDHYLPDLDWWPALQNFHSGSLHDFIREEIKQKLSRRTTRINARRALAKESKLLEIVPQAPLLCVRTLNIREGSDTVAEYSVSLTRADMIELTMEH; this is encoded by the coding sequence ATGAACTTATCTAGACATCCGACCAGTCACACCACCGTGTATCAGCAAATCGCTGCCGAGCTGGAACAGGAACTGCGCAACGGTTACCGCTGCGGCGACTATTTGCCGCCGGAGCAGCAGCTTGCCGAACGTTTTCAGGTAAACCGCCATACGCTGCGTCGCGCGGTGGATGAGCTGGTCGATCGCGGCTGGCTGCAACGCCGTCAGGGAATTGGCACGCTGGTGCTGATGCGCCCTTACGATTATCCACTGCATTCGCAGGCAAGGTTCAGCCAGAACCTGCTGGATCAGGGCAGCCACCCGACCAGCGAACGGCTGCTGGCAGTGCTGCGCCCTTGTACCGATCACGTGGCGACAGCGCTGTCGCGACAGGAGGGCGAAACGGTTATTCACCTGCGTACGCTGCGCCGCGTCAACGGCGTGCCGGTCTGCGTGATTGACCACTATCTGCCGGATCTCGACTGGTGGCCTGCATTACAAAACTTCCACAGCGGCTCGCTGCACGATTTTATCCGCGAAGAGATTAAGCAGAAACTCAGCCGCCGCACGACCCGCATCAATGCGCGCCGCGCACTGGCCAAAGAGAGCAAATTACTCGAAATCGTTCCGCAGGCACCGCTGCTGTGTGTACGTACTCTGAACATTCGTGAAGGCAGCGACACGGTGGCGGAATACTCTGTCAGCCTGACCCGCGCCGACATGATCGAACTGACCATGGAGCACTGA
- the nrdD gene encoding anaerobic ribonucleoside-triphosphate reductase — MQPIVIKRDGCQVPFDEVLIKQAVQRAAAAAGIDSIGYCEQVARVVADSLQDQARVDIHDIQDAVENQLMAGPHKKLARAYIEYRHDRDVKREMRGRLNQEIRGLVEQSNMALLNENANKDSKVIPTQRDLLAGIVAKHYAKQHILPREVVLAHERGEIHYHDLDYSPFFPMFNCMLIDLKGMLNHGFKMGNAEIDTPKSISTATAVTAQIIAQVASHIYGGTTINRIDEVLAPFVTSSYEKHRAIAEEWQVADVEAFAHSRTEKECYDAFQSLEYEVNTLHTANGQTPFVTFGFGLGTSWESRLIQQSILRNRIAGLGKNRKTAVFPKLVFAIRDGLNHKAGDANYDIKQLALECASKRMYPDILNYDQVVKVTGSFKTPMGCRSFLGVYEENGEMIHEGRNNIGVISLNLPRIALEAKQDEAAFWKLLDERLLLAKKALMTRIARLEGIKARVAPILYMEGACGVRLKADDDISGIFKNGRASISLGYIGVHETINALYGNQTHVFDASQLREKAEAIVGRLKDATESWKDETGYGFSLYSTPSENLCDRFCRLDKAEFGLVAGVTDKGYYTNSFHLDVEKKVNPYEKLDFEAPYPPLSNGGFICYGEYPNLQHNLKALEDVWDYSYTRVPYYGTNTPIDECYDCGYTGEFECTSKGFTCPKCGNHEPSRVSVTRRVCGYLGSPDARPFNAGKQEEVKRRVKHLGNGQLG; from the coding sequence ATGCAGCCCATCGTGATCAAGCGGGATGGTTGTCAGGTCCCTTTCGATGAAGTTCTGATCAAACAAGCCGTGCAACGCGCCGCCGCCGCCGCTGGCATTGACAGCATCGGTTACTGTGAGCAGGTCGCCCGCGTTGTGGCTGATAGTCTGCAAGACCAGGCCCGCGTCGATATCCATGATATTCAGGATGCGGTTGAGAATCAGCTGATGGCTGGCCCGCATAAAAAACTGGCGCGTGCCTATATTGAATACCGCCACGATCGCGACGTTAAACGCGAAATGCGCGGACGTCTGAATCAGGAAATTCGTGGTCTGGTAGAGCAAAGCAATATGGCGCTGCTCAACGAGAACGCCAATAAAGACAGTAAAGTGATCCCGACGCAGCGGGATCTGCTGGCCGGTATCGTTGCCAAGCATTATGCCAAACAACATATTTTGCCGCGTGAAGTGGTGCTGGCGCATGAGCGCGGTGAAATTCACTATCATGACCTCGATTATTCACCGTTCTTCCCGATGTTCAACTGTATGCTGATCGACCTTAAAGGCATGCTGAATCACGGTTTCAAAATGGGGAATGCCGAAATTGACACGCCGAAGTCAATTTCCACCGCCACCGCGGTGACCGCGCAAATCATCGCACAGGTCGCCAGCCATATTTATGGCGGCACCACCATTAACCGCATCGATGAAGTGCTCGCGCCATTTGTCACTTCCAGCTACGAAAAACACCGGGCTATCGCCGAGGAATGGCAGGTCGCCGACGTCGAGGCCTTCGCCCACAGCCGCACCGAGAAAGAGTGTTATGACGCGTTCCAGTCGCTGGAATATGAAGTCAATACGCTGCACACCGCCAACGGCCAGACACCGTTCGTCACCTTCGGTTTCGGTCTCGGCACCTCGTGGGAATCGCGCCTGATCCAGCAATCTATCCTGCGCAATCGCATTGCAGGGCTCGGTAAAAACCGTAAAACCGCCGTGTTCCCGAAACTGGTGTTTGCGATACGTGACGGGCTGAATCATAAAGCGGGTGATGCCAACTACGACATCAAACAACTGGCACTGGAATGCGCCAGTAAACGCATGTACCCGGATATTTTGAATTACGATCAGGTGGTGAAAGTCACCGGCTCCTTCAAAACACCCATGGGCTGCCGCAGCTTCCTCGGCGTGTATGAAGAAAACGGCGAGATGATCCACGAAGGCCGCAACAATATAGGGGTGATCAGCCTGAATCTGCCGCGCATCGCGCTGGAAGCCAAACAGGATGAAGCCGCGTTCTGGAAACTGCTCGACGAGCGTTTGCTGCTGGCGAAAAAAGCCCTGATGACCCGCATTGCGCGCCTGGAAGGTATCAAAGCCCGTGTTGCACCGATTCTGTATATGGAAGGCGCGTGCGGCGTGCGTCTTAAAGCTGACGACGATATTTCCGGCATCTTCAAAAATGGCCGGGCGTCGATTTCCCTCGGCTACATTGGCGTGCATGAAACTATCAATGCGCTGTATGGCAATCAGACTCATGTCTTCGACGCCAGCCAGCTGCGCGAAAAAGCCGAAGCGATTGTCGGCCGCCTGAAAGACGCCACCGAAAGCTGGAAAGACGAAACCGGCTACGGCTTCAGCCTGTACAGTACGCCAAGCGAAAACCTGTGCGACCGCTTCTGCCGTCTCGATAAAGCCGAATTCGGGCTGGTGGCAGGCGTGACTGACAAAGGTTACTACACCAACAGCTTCCATCTGGACGTCGAGAAGAAAGTGAATCCGTACGAAAAACTCGACTTTGAAGCCCCGTATCCGCCACTGAGTAACGGCGGTTTCATCTGCTACGGCGAGTACCCGAACTTGCAACACAATCTGAAAGCGCTTGAAGACGTGTGGGATTATAGCTACACCCGCGTGCCGTATTATGGCACCAACACGCCAATCGACGAATGCTACGACTGTGGCTACACCGGCGAATTCGAGTGCACCAGCAAAGGCTTCACCTGCCCAAAATGCGGCAACCACGAGCCTTCACGCGTGTCGGTCACCCGCCGTGTCTGCGGGTATCTCGGCAGCCCGGACGCACGTCCGTTCAACGCCGGTAAGCAGGAAGAAGTGAAGCGCCGCGTGAAACATTTAGGCAATGGTCAACTGGGCTGA